In a single window of the Metopolophium dirhodum isolate CAU chromosome 2, ASM1992520v1, whole genome shotgun sequence genome:
- the LOC132939233 gene encoding uncharacterized protein LOC132939233, which produces MAKSECFFGFLNVCGCALSIAMFNMGFFVLCILIAIRMCIFNNSMITDSSSIVKATFKSLLLLFLLCLIIYFNNKLKKAAFVHNVLFIRQWLMFHCIFYALSSTLLCYYLFTHPCKIIITKVIIIIVMEIYQIHIVKRFYNNELEHLATSNCNINKQSIIPIFPRVI; this is translated from the exons ATGGCAAAATCTGAATGCTTTTTCGGATTTTTGAATGTATGCGGATGTGCTCTGTCAATAGCCATGTTCAACATG ggtTTTTTTGTGTTATGCATCTTAATAGCCATTCGaatgtgtatatttaataactcAATGATAACTG ATTCATCTTCAATAGTAAAAGCAACTTTTAAaagtttacttttattattcttactatgtttgataatttatttcaacaataaattGAAGAAAGCAGCATTTGTG cATAATGTTCTTTTCATTAGACAGTGGTTGATGTTTCACTGCATATTTTACGCATTATCTTCAACTCTATTGtgttattatctatttacacatccatgtaaaattataattactaaagttattattattattg TTATGGAAATATACCAAATACACATAGTTAAAAGGTTTTACAACAATGAATTGGAGCACTTAGCCACCTCAAATTGTAACATAAACAAACAAAGTATAATACCAATATTTCCCAGAG ttatttaa
- the LOC132937980 gene encoding regulator of G-protein signaling egl-10-like, protein MLRYIKKRLMSFFKILKIWITRESANNSDWSIELPFNLSEDSASNLLVDSLVHLQDVSFSKIPPTQMVRKLKREYIEVLNHIINIKVSDLINRMNNKVKRVPLNTIVKCARVIFPRIEINGGSLLLWFINTMDFDADEALYMTNLLSSHIIMFTILNHYLTVLNVGYFYRNLSSSSRITYKARLNDYNYAVYLCKKEIEENIHGDLLNYKVKKSAKAKVDVNKWEFKFIPSDYKLPTSNNTIPAVAKNLNNELQEF, encoded by the exons ATGCTCCGTTACATCAAGAAGCGTTTGATGTccttttttaaaatcttaaaaatatg GATTACTAGAGAGTCTGCTAATAATAGCGATTGGTCCATTGAGTTGCCCTTCAATTTATCAGAAGATTCGGCCAGTAACTTGTTGGTGGATTCTCTCGTGCATTTGCAAGATGTTTCATTTAGTAAAATACCGCCTACCCAGATGGTCAGGAAATTGAAGAGGGAATATATAGAAGTTCTAAACCATATTATCAACATAAAA GTGAGTGACCTGATTAATCGCATGAACAATAAGGTAAAGCGTGTCCCTTTGAATACAATTGTAAAATGTGCAAGAGTAATATTTCCTCGCATAGAGATCAATG gGGGCAGTTTGTTATTGTGGTTTATAAATACAATGGACTTTGATGCAG atgAAGCATTGTACATGACAAATCTATTGTCGTCACATATCATCATGTTTACAATTCTTAATCACTATCTGACTGTGTTGAATGTCGGTTACTTTTATCGTAATCTa TCTTCAAGTTCACGTATTACTTATAAGGCTCGCttgaatgattataattatg ctgTATACCTGTGTAAAAAAGAAATCGAAGAAAACATTCATGGAGATTTGCTGAACTATAAAGTGAAAAAAAGCGCAAAAGCCAAAGTAGATGTTAATAAATGGGAATTTAAGTTTATACCATCCGATTATAAATTGCCCACatctaataatacaatt cCTGCAGTTgccaaaaatttaaacaatgaattacaagaattttaa